One genomic window of Hyperolius riggenbachi isolate aHypRig1 chromosome 7, aHypRig1.pri, whole genome shotgun sequence includes the following:
- the LOC137526226 gene encoding uncharacterized protein — translation MPALTCTSHRTSNASSDLHQPQDQQCQLCPAPASRPAMPALPCTSHKTSNASSALHRTQDQQCQLCPAPASRPAMPALPCTSHRISNASSDLHQPQDQQCQLCPAPSSRPAMPALPCTSHKNSNASSALHQLQDQQCQLCPAPATGPAMPALPCTSHRTSNANSAPHQPQDQQCQLCPALDTRPAMPALHRTSLKTSNASSALHQPQDQQCQLCPTPATGPAIPALPCTSLKTSNASSDLHQPQDQQCQLCPAPATGPAMPALPYPGHKTSNASSALHQPQDQQCQLCPTPATRPAMPALPRTSHRTSNASSALHRPQDQQCQLCPAPATRPVMPTLPCTSHRTRNASSALHQPQDQQCQLCPAPATGPEMPALPCTSLKTSNASSALHWTQDQQCQLCPAPASRPAMPALTCTSLKTSNASSALPRPQDQQCQLCTAPATGPAMPALTCTSHKTSNASSALHQPQDQQCQLCPTPAARPAMPALHCTSHRTSNASSDLHQPQDQQCQLCPAPATGPAMPALPCTGLKTSNASSALPRPQDQQCQLCPAPATGPAMPALPYPGHKTSNASSALHQPQDQQCQLCPTPATRPAMPALPRTSHRTSNASSALHRPQDQQCQLCPAPATRPVMPALPCTSHRISNASSALHQPQDQQCQLCPAPASRPIMPALTCTSHRISNASSDLHQPQDQQCQLCPAPASRPAMPALPCTSHKTSNASSDLHQPLVQQCQLCPAPASRPAMPALPCTSHKTSNTSSALHQLQDQQCQL, via the coding sequence ATGCCAGCTCTGACCTGCACCAGCCACAggaccagcaatgccagctctgACCTGCACCAGCCACAGGACCAGCAATGTCAGCTCTGCCCTGCACCAGCCTCAagaccagcaatgccagctctgccctgcaccagccacaagaccagcaatgccagctctgccCTGCACCGGACACAagaccagcaatgccagctctgccctgcaccagcctcaagaccagcaatgccagctctgccCTGCACCAGCCACAGAATCAGCAATGCCAGCTCTGACCTGCACCAGCCACAGGACCAGCAATGCCAACTCTGCCCTGCACCATCCTCAagaccagcaatgccagctctgccCTGCACCAGCCACAAGAAcagcaatgccagctctgccctgcaccagctacaggaccagcaatgccagctctgccctgcaccagccacaggaccagcaatgccagctctgccCTGCACCAGCCACAGGACCAGCAATGCCAACTCTGCCCCGCACCAGCCACAggaccagcaatgccagctctgccCTGCACTGGACACAagaccagcaatgccagctctgcACCGCACCAGCCTCAagaccagcaatgccagctctgccctgcaccagcctcaagaccagcaatgccagctctgccCTACCCCGGCCACAGGTCCAGCAATACCAGCTCTGCCCTGCACCAGCCTCAagaccagcaatgccagctctgACCTGCACCAGCCACAggaccagcaatgccagctctgccctgcaccagccacaggaccagcaatgccagctctgccCTACCCCGGCCACAagaccagcaatgccagctctgccctgcaccagccacaggaccagcaatgccagctctgccCTACCCCGGCCACAagaccagcaatgccagctctgccccgcaccagccacaggaccagcaatgccagctctgccCTGCACCGGCCACAggaccagcaatgccagctctgccCCGCACCAGCCACAAGACCAGTAATGCCAACTCTGCCCTGCACCAGCCACAGGACCAGAAATGCCAGCTCTGCCCTGCACCAGCCACAggaccagcaatgccagctctgccCTGCACCAGCCACAGGACCAGAAATGCCAGCTCTGCCCTGCACCAGCCTCAagaccagcaatgccagctctgccCTGCACTGGACACAagaccagcaatgccagctctgccCCGCACCAGCCTCAagaccagcaatgccagctctgACCTGCACCAGCCTCAagaccagcaatgccagctctgccCTACCCCGGCCGCAagaccagcaatgccagctctgcACTGCACCAGCCACAggaccagcaatgccagctctgACCTGCACCAGCCACAagaccagcaatgccagctctgccctgcaccagccacaggaccagcaatgccagctctgccCTACCCCGGCCGCAagaccagcaatgccagctctgcACTGCACCAGCCACAggaccagcaatgccagctctgACCTGCACCAGCCACAagaccagcaatgccagctctgccctgcaccagccacaggaccagcaatgccagctctgccCTGCACCGGCCTCAagaccagcaatgccagctctgccCTACCCCGGCCGCAagaccagcaatgccagctctgccctgcaccagccacaggaccagcaatgccagctctgccCTACCCCGGCCACAagaccagcaatgccagctctgccctgcaccagccacaggaccagcaatgccagctctgccCTACCCCGGCCACAagaccagcaatgccagctctgccccgcaccagccacaggaccagcaatgccagctctgccCTGCACCGGCCACAggaccagcaatgccagctctgccCCGCACCAGCCACAAGACCAGTAATGCCAGCCCTGCCCTGCACCAGCCACAGAATCAGCAATGCGAGCTCTGCCCTGCACCAGCCACAggaccagcaatgccagctctgccCTGCACCAGCCTCAAGACCAATAATGCCAGCTCTGACCTGCACCAGCCACAGAATCAGCAATGCCAGCTCTGACCTGCACCAGCCACAggaccagcaatgccagctctgccctgcaccagcctcaagaccagcaatgccagctctgccctgcaccagccacaagaccagcaatgccagctctgACCTGCACCAGCCACTGGTccagcaatgccagctctgccctgcaccagcctcaagaccagcaatgccagctctgccCTGCACCAGCCACAAGACCAGCAATACCAGCTCTGCCCTGCACCAACTACAggaccagcaatgccagctctgA